GCTCATGCCGCCCCAGGCGCTCCAGGTACTCCCTCAGCATCTGGATGATCTGGAAGGAGAGggcgggctgggctgggggtcccaGATAGGAGGCGGAGAGAGGCCTGCCGCTGCTGCCCAGGAGCACAGTGGAGCCGGGACCAACCGGGGTCACTGTGAAGTGACCTGGGAGCGCTGGTGCTGCAGACGGGGTGTCTGTGGTGAGGGCAGCACCATGGGCTCGGCGGGAGAGGGGCACTCACCTGCTTCACCTCCAGCCGCACGGCCTCCAGGCACTGGGAGTGGCCTTCCTGCAGGATGTTCAGCTTCGACTTGGCCAGGTGCAGGGGTGTGCGGCCAGCCCGGTCTAGGGCATCTACACGGGCCCCTGTGGGGGTGGCAGAGGTGAGCGGGCTGAGGCTGagggtgagagaggagggaggaggggagggtgccACATACCTCCTCGCAGCAGCGTGGTGATGACGGGGACGTGGTTGGTGCAGGCCGCTGAGGAAGAACGGGGACTTGAGAGTGCAGGGCCACCAGGGCTTGGCCCCAGCTGCCCGCTGCGGGGGTGGCACCATGTCCCTGAGTGTGCCTGTGTCAGGTCACACCTCCTGAGAAGGCATCAGCGAGGCAGCAACTCGGTGGGACTCAATAGTCAAATCCAAGTCTGGCTTCCTCCCTGTActactggggaaactgaggcttgcagATAGTACCTGCCTCACCGCGAGCCCTGGCGTGAGTCGGCCACAGGGCAGGAGCCAGCTGCAGGCCTCACTGCCCCTAGCAGGGCTGCCACTGAGTCAATTTACATTGCTAAGTCAGTTCTGCTCAGGGCACAACCAACTAGTGACGGACAGGGAAGTCCACGGCGCACAGACTGGGGGCCGAGGTTCTCCCTAGGTGACAGGAGATCCTGCTGGGAGCCTGCAGGACCCCAGGTTTGTCACCAGAGGAGCCCATCTGTGCTGCAGACGAGGGTGTCTTGGCAGCTTTCCGGGCACTTACCCAGGTGCAGCGGCGTGTTCCCCAGCCCGTCTCGCTGGTTGGGGTCAGCCCCGTGGTCCAGTAGCAGCTGCACTGGAATGGGAAAATGCAAGAGGAGCTGTCAGAGGCTTCTGAGGTCtgcaccctcaccccacccctaaCCTGGCTGAAGAGGCCCACTGAAAGTGTGGACGCGGAGACTCAGCACGGTTCCCTATGtcatttcccttcctccctcccttcctccctccctccccgagTTCACGTGTAGGACCCTGAGAGCCAGGAACCGAAGATTCCAGGAGGCCCTTCCGGCTTATGCAGGTGTTACGAGGCTGAGATTTTAAGGGTCAGAGAAAGCTCTCCCAAGAGCAGTGGCTGCCCGTGAAGGTCCTCAGGAGCACGCCCGCTCTGTTCACAGCCAAGTGCCATAGTGGGAATCAATCAGACAGGACACTGTGCTGTAGGCCACCTCAGGAGTGGGCTGTGGCATCGCCGGAGCTCCTCAATTACCAGACGGGCAGGCTGACTTGTAGCGAGGGCCAGGCTGAGTGTCGCACCATGTGCGGAAACTGACTCTACACCTACACACCTACACGTGCAAGCCCAGCCAGGCTTGTAGGAGAAAGCAGGACGCTGTCTTCGTGGTCTTGGGagaggcaaagatttcttaaataggTCACAAAAATACTCACCAttaaaaaagattgataaattcattaaaatttaaaagaacgtGTATTCATCAAAAGATACCATTCAGAGAATAAAAAGGCAAGCTCAGGGCAGGTAAgtcatttatatttgtaaatgatttGTAACcagaataatcaataaaagataggcacttgtttaaaaaatggacagccctggctggcgtggctcagtggattgagcaccggtctgtgaaccaaggggattgctggttcaattcctgtcagggcacatggggtgtgcgcgagaagcaaccacacattgatgtttctctccctctctttctccctccctttctcctctctaaaaataaataaataaaagtattttaaaaaattaaaaaatggacaaaagacttaatcAGATACTCCACAAAAGAGGATATAAAATGGCCAACAAATATAGAAAGATCTGCTCAACAATGTTGGCTGTCAGAGAAACGCAAATGGAGCCACTGTGAGATACCACCACcccaaaatggctaaaattaaaaagaggcaATGCCAAGTACTAGCAAGGACGTGCAAATACCTGGAACTCTCTTGCAATGCTGGGAGAGAGTGCATATCGATCCAACCGCCCGGGAGAGGTTCGGTAGTGCCTACTAAAGCTGAATATACGTGCACCCAGTGACCCCACAGTTCCGTCCCTGGGTTTACATCTAATGTGGGGAAGTGCTTATATCCATCCAGCCACATGTGTAAGAACGTTCTCAGCAACTGTATCCATTCGCAGCCCAAACCCGGAAACACGGACATCCATCCACAGCGGGAAGGGTGAGCTGTCACACGTCACTCAGAGAAACACTACCCAGCAAGGAGGCAGACACACAGCCTTTGGAAACGGGTCTCAAGGACCTAAGTTTGAGTGAAAGGAGTCAACATACAGAAGAGTGCAAACTCTACAAGCGCCTCCGTTCACGGGAGACTCAGACACAGCAAAACCCGTGCAAGGGTGAACAGGTCCACAGCCGGGTGAGGGCTGGGCGGGGCTGTGGGGTCCCGGACACATTCGCTGTCTTGATCTGGGGGGTGGTTACAGCAGTGTAGCACACAGAAAGGTCACTGTTTATAAGTTATACCACACCCCAAAAAGACTCCTAAAAACAAGGGCTGTCCAGCTGCAGCCTTGGCACTGAGTAAAGGTGGCCTGCATGTCTGGAGGGACTGGCCCCGCCTCCAGGCGATCATGTTCTTCCCCCAGGCTTAccccttccccagtctggcagTGCTGGGTCCACAGGCTGGGGCAGTGAGAGGAGCAGGCatcgccccgccccgcccctctgcTCCAGGACTCACCGATCTGGTCGTTGCCGTTGCAGGAGGCGAAGTGCAGAGCTGTGCGGCCCTTGTCATCCGCTGCACAGGGATCCGCGCCATCTTCTAGCAGCTGCTGCACTGACACCACCAaggcagagggaagcaggggGGACAGGGACAGAGTGACAGTGTTGGCTAAGCTGCAGTCCCCAGGGGATGGAGAGGGGTACTCGGGGGCCCTTCCAGGCAAGGCACTGCCAATGCATGGGACAGCTAGTCCCTCCTGGATGCTTGCCCTGCGGGGGCTGCCATGACAAAGGGCTTGTTTTTCTGAGGGCACAGCTACAGCCACGGATTCTGGGTGCTCAGACTCCTTATCTAGTGATAGAAGGACCTTGGCCCGCAGCATCAGGACTTTTAGAGCCACAGAAATCCCCAGCACGGACTTGGCCCCATGCCACTACCTAAGCTCGGACACACATCCACTCCAGCTGGACACAGCTGCTCAAGCTCTTGGTCGGCGCTGGCTTTGCTCCCAGGAGGCAGCCCTTTCGAGTGGACAGAGCACAGGTTCCGGAGCCACGCACACTAAATCCCAGGCTAAGGTAAGCTAAAAAGGAAGGAGCACATTGCCAATAGCATGGGGCACTGGAgagagctgggctgggagtgaGAGGGCCCACATTTGGGCCCTAATTCACCAGCAAATGGCAGTAATTGCTGCCCTGCCAACCAGAGCTGCTGTGATGAGAATAATGGATGTGAATTTCCTTCTCTGGAAAGTATGGAACCATTATAAAATGCAAGGCATTAGCTATTGCATGTACGTGTCCAACTAAAATGCAGAAATTGCCAACATCATGTAAGGGCAAGAACATTTGCATCTGCTCCAGCAAACCTCTCAAGGACTTGAGTCCTTCCAGACTAGGCCCAGGAGTCTCCTCCTCCATGAACCTTTCCTGTCTCCTGAAGCTGAGTTAGCCACTGGCTCTCCTGCCCCCGACTTCAGCCCACTGCTCTCACAGAGCGAGCTGTGCCATTTCAAAGTAACTGCGACTGTACACTGACCCCCCGCCAGGCATCAGGCAGCTGACTGCCAGGCCCCTCGGCCACCCAGCAACACATCATGCCCACCTCACAGACCCAGCGGCCCCAGCCCAGAGAACTCATGTGACGTGCCCAAGCCAAGTTCACGCAGCTGACAGGAGGCCACGCTGGGGCACAAACCCACACGTCACTGGCTCCAGAATTTACACCTCTCCAACTAAATACATAACttcagttttttggggggtttatCTCAGAAATGCTATTGCTTTAATATTCTCTTCTCCAACAGTATTGtcgggtttttgttttgtttatcttaaTACCTCGGTCCAAGATATTACTTGTCTTGCTCAGTGAAGGCGGCCGGCTGACTGAATGAATCAATGAGGGAGAAGGTGCGTGAGAGTGGGGGAAATGAGAGCGTCGGACGTCCCAGTGCTCACTGGCCCCATCACCGAAAGAGAGCCAGTCCCAAAGAGATACAGGAAGCTGAAGCAGCCGCTTCTGCTTTGTGATCAGCGCAGCCAGTCTCTGGAAAGCATTTTAGCGACCTCTATCAGAAGCCGTCAAAACATGCGTAGCCTTTGATGTGATAATCCCATTCCTAGGCAATCATCTTAAAAGTGAAATGCCGGTGTGCAAATATGTAACTGACTAAAGcgctctccctctgtcccttcaaAAGGCATTGTGCGCAGCCAGTAAATATTGCGACTGTAATTGGGGAGTGGAGTTATAAagggttttttgctttttattttataagctttAGAAAAATCATACAGTCATGTATCCATTctataaataggaaaaatgacacttccatttggaaaaagaaacagttaCAAAGACTATGAAAAATGTGTATGATACACAAAAAATTATGCGGCTACAAAACTGAGCACAATGCACAAGCCCACAAGGAAAATTCCTCTGTGCAgaaccctggccgggtggctcagttggttagagcatcatccagatatgccaaggttgtgggttcgatctcggatcagggcacatactaagtggaacaacaatattgacattttctctttctctctctctctctcaaatcaataaataagataaaattttaaaaaagaaaatttctctacATAGGAAGAACTAGAAGGATATTCACCAAAACATTAACAGAGATTAAATTCTTTACTGACATTATGAATGTTTTACTTGTcaatttcaaaagcattttaaatgcatatattatttccatacttaaaatattttcaatgattaTGAATTCATAGAAAAGCACTTACGATTTAACAATAGCAGGGGATATTTTGTGTCCACTGTAATTGCTAAACTAtaccaaaaaaacccaataaatgtacacaaaagaaacaaaagtccaACCGTAAAAGAAAAGGAGCGAAGAGGCTAACCCCACGGCCAGTTTCGCTGTCAGAGCCCTGCGAGAGCCTGGCAAATCTAACCGCCCTTTAGATTTCAAGATGGATGTGTTAGAGGCTCTGAATGGAAAAGCGCACCCTTTCTGTCCAAATAATAAAACCGCCGCGTGAACACCTGATTCAAGATGAGCTAGATTTTCTGTGGAAAGGGGAAGTTTGGTTAAAATACTCTGGTCACACACTAGAGATAGTAAAAAGAGAACACTTATCATTTTTCCTTGAAAAGCTATCTAGCTTGCTGcccaaatattccaaaatattaaaGTTCATGGAAAAGAGACCAAAGTGAAGAGCTGAAAAGCCCTCCAGTTTCCAGACCTGCTCACTGTGCTATGCCCTCAGGGATAAGGGAGCCACTTCAAGGCCCACCGTGCAACACCCCAGCTCCTGAGCTGAATGACCTCCTCTCCACGCCTGCTGTGCATGGGCTCGCCTATCCCAAGGCCCTCCATCTATGCTCACATTTCATCTGTTGACCACAGCATCTCCCCACCAAAACAGAATGATGTCCCCTTGAGGTAGGCAGAGTAAGGGATCCCGAAGATGTCATGCCCCAATCCCTGGAATTTATGGATACATTACCTTACACACCCataagggactttgcagatgtgattaaggttaGGGACCTCGAGCTAGGAACATTATCCTGGATATTCAGGCCCAATTTAATCACATGAGTCCTTAATATCAGAGAACCTTTCCCTGCTAGGAGGTCCTGAGAGCGGCAGTGTGAGAAGTCAGTCCACTATTGCAGAATGTGGAGATGGAGAGGGTGGCCTCTCGAAGCTGATAAAGGCAGGGAAACAGATGCTCACCGAGAGCCTCCGGAAAGAAATACggccctgcagacaccttgacTTCGGCCTGGTGGGAGCTGTGCTGAGCTCCTGACCTACGGAACTGTATCACAATACAGCCGTGTTGTATCATACCACTGTGTTTGcggtagtttgttacagcagctgtaGAAATGAATACACCGCTTTCCCCTGATTCACAGAAAGAATTAAGTCAGtggataaaattaaaacttattccTCTACCTTGTCCTTCTACCTTTGATACTCCTACTGCCCCATCACCTAGTGAATGCTGGAGAGCAATGACAAAAAACcctcaaccccccccccaaaaaacagagtGGGGTCCTGCAGGAGCCCCTCCTATGCCTTCCAGATGTTCTGCCAGAAAgcaagtttgagaaccagtgaCTCAATTACCACTAAGCCTCAGTGAGCAGTTGAAGGTGGCTGCTCTGTGCAGACGGTGGCTCTGGTGACAGCTAAAATCAACGGTCCAATCCCATTAGCCAGAAGTGCCCAAAAGTTCCTAATCTGACAGGTGtcagggacagaaagggagacATGGTCCCCACCATCAAGGAGACCACAGGGTGATAAACATTAAGATATCAGGAAGTCCATGGGGACAGGGAAGCATGGGGAGCAGCATCTAAGCCAGGCATAACTTCTGCGAGATGACTCTGCAGTGAGCATGGTCCGTGGGCGAGCTGTCAGACTGAATGAATTCACGCGCTGTCTTCCCAGGTTTCAGTTACAGGGATTTCCCCTCCCCTAACTCACCCATGGGGCTGGATCCGCTTTGCACACTCACCTGTTTCCACGTCATTGGCATTGGCGGAGTCCCTCAGCCTCTTCAGAGCTGTGAAGAGAGTAAGAGAGtgccagtttatttttttaattattgtatttaagattttatttacttatgtttagagagagggtaagagagagaaagagaaacactgattggctgcctttcgcacacccgcaactggggacctggtctgcaacccaggcacatgccctgactgggaatcgaacctgccacccttcagtttgcaagccagtgctcaacccactgagccacgggAGTGccagtttaaaaaacaacaataacagcagCAGCCATGATGAAGCAGAAAGTGGATGGCTTCCAAGTTAACCCATCATTCCGCCACAATAGCatctaaagagaaagaaagttgcCAGGACACAGGAGTCACTGGCCCGGGGACAAGGAGAAGCTTGAAATGTGGCACAACTAGTGCGAAAGCCCCATTCTGTAGCAAATCCGCCAAGGCCATTGGAGCCAGATCTTGAATCTGCCACTTGTCGTAGCTGGGCGGCTTGAGCAAGTTAGTTGGCCCTCCTGGGCCTCAGGTGTATCACCTGCAAAACGAGGCTGAGCTCCATCCGGACAGCCCTGAGTTATCGCTAAACAAGATGAGATGTTTACATGAAGTTCTGTGTGAACAGGTTACACAGATAATCTTACATTCTCCTTCAAAACAGGCCACTCCCAGATGACTTAAATTTGGTAATCCCTCAGCAGAAACATTTTCTCCTACAATGGCACTACCTCTGTATTAGAGGCTTATAGAAAGCCATGCCTTTGTCATCAGAACAATGGTCAAAATTTGCAACTCAGATATACGATGATTCCTTACATTCACAGAGTACTTGACGGATTTTACAGCAGTCTACTCTCagattctcatttaatctttgtaacaCCACTAAGGCGTGGGTGGAGTCACACAGTACTAGAAGGGACTCTAAATTTAGTCTCCATTTGTATATTGTTCCCGCGCTGCTTTCCACGTCACCCACAGATTGTAAGGACAATGCAGGAGACTGAcagagcaggagtctggggtTGGCAGACCCGTTCTAATGCTCCACAGCCACGCGCTGGCCGAGTGACTGGGAGCCAGGCATTTTCTCTGGGCCTGCTTCCCTTCCCTAAAATGGGATCCGTACCTGCATCTCAGTGAGTTGTTATTGTCAGAATTAGAAATGACCACAAGTGTTTGGCGCACAACAGAAGCAGgttaataattatatatgcatTAACTTACTTAACTCTCATAAAATCTCTGGAACTCAGGTATTGtactcattttacaagtgagaaaactaaggctgaAAGGTTGTATAGTTTGCCTCAGGTGGAAATGAGGCAGAGGAGTGCAATCCAGGTCTGCGCATCGAAACAAGTTGGTAGGACTTGGCGACAGGCTCtagcctgctccccaccccccacagtaaAAGTATTGCCAGTGCCCCATTTTACCATCTATTAATACACACCCGCACTCATGAAAAGTTTCTATTCAGGAATTGTCAAgtgtaaatactttttttttccattcatggTCCTTAGCAATTATACGTAGTAATTATTACCACTGAAAGGAGACTCAGGGGTCACTCTGGACCCTTAGATCGGACGTCGGAGGG
This DNA window, taken from Desmodus rotundus isolate HL8 chromosome 3, HLdesRot8A.1, whole genome shotgun sequence, encodes the following:
- the ANKRD54 gene encoding ankyrin repeat domain-containing protein 54 isoform X2 → MPMTWKQQLLEDGADPCAADDKGRTALHFASCNGNDQIVQLLLDHGADPNQRDGLGNTPLHLAACTNHVPVITTLLRGGARVDALDRAGRTPLHLAKSKLNILQEGHSQCLEAVRLEVKQIIQMLREYLERLGRHEQRERLDDLCTRLQMTSTREQVDEVTDLLASFTSLSLQMQDMEKR